Proteins from a single region of Ornithinimicrobium humiphilum:
- a CDS encoding methylenetetrahydrofolate reductase — MTTPQPRTAETRISVELVPRSAESLTAEMAEIAQRLPGVTTINVPDLLKFPLRSWDACGVVRGAPARADGTAYPVIPHVRAADVDPDAPLPMAEAIRAHGITEVLVVSGDDADYFTHHTYPVDAVDVIRRFRAELPEVRVYAGLDPYRSGIATEMRYLERKLSAGAVGVFTQPFFDTSYMATWGRVLPSDIEVWWGATTVTTQASIGYWRRRNLVAFPRDFEPTLAWQRDYARRAIDAAGEQGQNIYLMPVRTSVLDYLEGVI; from the coding sequence ATGACGACACCCCAGCCCCGCACCGCCGAGACCCGCATCTCGGTCGAGCTCGTCCCCCGCAGCGCGGAGTCGCTCACCGCCGAGATGGCCGAGATCGCCCAGCGGCTGCCCGGGGTGACGACCATCAACGTCCCCGACCTGCTCAAGTTCCCCCTGCGCAGCTGGGACGCCTGCGGGGTGGTCCGGGGCGCTCCCGCCCGGGCCGACGGCACGGCATACCCCGTCATCCCGCACGTGCGCGCGGCCGACGTGGACCCCGACGCCCCGCTCCCGATGGCCGAGGCGATCCGTGCGCACGGGATCACGGAGGTGCTGGTGGTCTCCGGCGACGACGCCGACTACTTCACCCACCACACCTATCCCGTCGACGCGGTCGACGTCATCCGCCGCTTCCGCGCAGAGCTGCCCGAGGTGCGCGTCTACGCCGGTCTCGACCCCTACCGCAGCGGCATCGCCACCGAGATGCGCTATCTCGAGCGCAAGCTGTCGGCCGGTGCCGTCGGCGTCTTCACCCAGCCCTTCTTCGACACCTCCTACATGGCGACCTGGGGTCGGGTGCTGCCCTCCGACATCGAGGTGTGGTGGGGCGCGACGACCGTCACCACCCAGGCCTCGATCGGCTACTGGCGGCGCCGCAACCTGGTCGCCTTCCCCCGCGACTTCGAGCCCACGCTGGCGTGGCAGCGCGACTACGCTCGGCGCGCGATCGACGCGGCGGGGGAGCAGGGGCAGAACATCTACCTCATGCCGGTGCGCACCTCCGTGCTCGACTACCTGGAGGGCGTCATCTAG
- a CDS encoding SRPBCC family protein, which translates to MDDTAELVVTQQVAAPREEVWALWTDAEVWARWWWPHWPDSRYAVDARPGGAYHARSVQGQAGVEGTFVAVEAPRALELTWRWDGAGTEDAVIVTLEPEGDGTLVTVRHRTDPTSTDDYRTGWEFVLGNLARVVAEGRDGHH; encoded by the coding sequence ATGGACGACACCGCAGAGCTCGTGGTCACCCAGCAGGTCGCCGCGCCCCGGGAGGAGGTGTGGGCGCTCTGGACGGACGCCGAGGTCTGGGCCCGGTGGTGGTGGCCGCACTGGCCCGACAGCAGGTATGCCGTGGACGCCCGGCCCGGCGGGGCCTACCACGCCCGCAGCGTGCAGGGGCAGGCCGGCGTGGAGGGCACCTTCGTCGCGGTCGAGGCGCCCCGCGCGCTCGAGCTGACGTGGCGCTGGGACGGGGCCGGGACCGAGGACGCGGTGATCGTCACGCTGGAGCCTGAGGGCGACGGCACGCTCGTCACCGTCCGACATCGCACGGACCCGACGAGCACCGACGACTACCGGACGGGCTGGGAGTTCGTGCTGGGCAACCTCGCGAGGGTGGTGGCCGAGGGCCGGGACGGGCACCACTAG